The genomic stretch CGGCCAGGCCGGCCGTCCTGCCCGAGGACGTGATCGGCTTTGCCAGCCGGCTGGCACTGGCCGTGGGGGCCGAGGGTCTGCGGGCCGACCTCGTGCTGTGCCGGGCGGCGGCCGCTCTCGCCGGTTGGGAGGGCCGGGCGGTGGCAACCGTCGCCGACGTGGAACGGGTTGCCCCCCTGGCCCTGGCCCATCGCCGCCGCCGCCGCCCGTTCGACCCCCCCACCCTGTCGCCCGACGAGCTCCGGGCCGCCCTCGCCGCGGCCCATGCGGTCGCGTCCTCACCAGGGGCGGGCCCGGCCTCGGAGGCAAGCGACCACGCCGACCCGTCGGCCGACAGCCCGCAGCGACCCGGGCGCAGTGACACCGAAGGCCAGCCCGGCCGGTCCGGTGAACACTCGCCGCAGTCCGTGGCCGGCGACGGCGGGGCCCCGTCGACCGCGCCGCTCCCCGGCGCGCCGGGGGCTTCCCAGGGCCAGCCCGGTGGGTCGACCGGCTCGGGGGGGGAGGCGGACCACGACACCCAGAGCTGGCCGGGCAACGGCCGGCCCGGCAACGGCCGTTCGCTCGCCGCCGGCTTGGCGGGGAACGAGCAGGCCAGGTCCGCCGCCCCCGCAGGCCCCGCGCGCAGGTCCGCCGACGATGGTGCCGAGACGTGGTCCGACCTGGCCGGTGGGGCACTGGGCGCGGCGGCCGAGCCGGTAGTGGTACCGGTGGCCGGCCCGCGGCCCGCTGCGCCCGTCACCGGTCCGGGCGTCACCGGGCCGGTGGTGGGGGCTCGGGTACCGGGGCCGGGCGGCCCGTCGTCGGTGGCCGTTATGGCGTCGGTGCGGGCGAAGGTGGCACGGGGTGGCACCGGCGGGGGACTGGAGCCGGGCGACCTGCGGGAGCCTGTCCGCCGACGAGCGGCCACCCGAACGGTCGTGCTGGCCGTCGACACCAGCGGCTCGATGGGCAGCGCCCGGCGGGTAGAGGCGGCCGCCGGTGCTGTGCTCGGGCTGTTGGCCGACGCCTACCGAAGCCGCCACCGGGTCGCCCTGGTGGC from Actinomycetota bacterium encodes the following:
- a CDS encoding VWA domain-containing protein; the encoded protein is ARPAVLPEDVIGFASRLALAVGAEGLRADLVLCRAAAALAGWEGRAVATVADVERVAPLALAHRRRRRPFDPPTLSPDELRAALAAAHAVASSPGAGPASEASDHADPSADSPQRPGRSDTEGQPGRSGEHSPQSVAGDGGAPSTAPLPGAPGASQGQPGGSTGSGGEADHDTQSWPGNGRPGNGRSLAAGLAGNEQARSAAPAGPARRSADDGAETWSDLAGGALGAAAEPVVVPVAGPRPAAPVTGPGVTGPVVGARVPGPGGPSSVAVMASVRAKVARGGTGGGLEPGDLREPVRRRAATRTVVLAVDTSGSMGSARRVEAAAGAVLGLLADAYRSRHRVALVAFGGRGAEVVLRPTASVEVARARLADMATGGPTPLAEGIDAALETALRAAEAGDNPTIVLLTDGRATAGPGAFDRALVAASAVAAAGMGALVLDAEDGPAPLGLAPRVAAALGGPCVALSEVSALAVEGAVRAALGVGGRP